A genome region from Erigeron canadensis isolate Cc75 chromosome 3, C_canadensis_v1, whole genome shotgun sequence includes the following:
- the LOC122591292 gene encoding thiamine thiazole synthase, chloroplastic: MASIATTFVSKTSFIDQSSFHGAPVLSSHPKRITSVKSNKKQITMSAATPNYDLGSFTFAPIKEAIVSREMTRRYMTDMITYADTDVVVVGAGSAGLSCAYELSKNPNVQVAIIEQSVSPGGGAWLGGQLFSAMVVRKPAHHFLDELEIEYDEQEDYVVIKHAALFTSTIMSKLLAKPNVKLFNAVAAEDLIIKGGRVGGVVTNWALVAMNHDTQSCMDPNVMESKVVVSSCGHDGPMGATGVKRLRSVGMIESVPGMKALDMNTAEDEIVKMTREVVPGMIVTGMEVAEIDGSPRMGPTFGAMMISGQKAAHLALKSLGLPNALDGTLVGSMHPELILAAADSSETVDA, from the exons ATGGCATCCAtagcaacaacctttgtatccAAGACATCTTTCATCGACCAATCATCATTCCATGGCGCCCCAGTACTTTCATCTCATCCCAAACGGATCACTTCCGTCAAATCAAACAAGAAGCAGATCACCATGTCTGCCGCCACACCTAATTATGATCTAGGATCATTCACGTTTGCACCCATCAAAGAAGCCATCGTGTCGCGTGAAATGACCAGAAGATACATGACCGATATGATCACGTATGCTGACAccgatgttgttgttgttggggcTGGCTCTGCTGGTCTTTCTTGTGCTTATGAGCTTAGCAAAAACCCCAACGTTCag GTAGCCATCATTGAGCAATCTGTGAGCCCTGGTGGTGGAGCATGGCTGGGTGGACAATTGTTCTCAGCCATGGTTGTCCGCAAGCCAGCACACCACTTCCTAGACGAGCTCGAGATCGAGTACGACGAGCAAGAGGACTACGTGGTAATCAAGCACGCCGCTCTGTTCACCTCCACCATCATGAGCAAGCTTTTGGCCAAGCCAAATGTGAAGCTCTTCAACGCGGTCGCTGCTGAAGACTTGATAATCAAGGGAGGAAGAGTAGGTGGTGTTGTGACCAACTGGGCTTTGGTGGCAATGAACCACGACACACAATCGTGTATGGACCCAAATGTGATGGAGTCTAAGGTGGTTGTGAGCTCTTGTGGCCATGATGGTCCCATGGGTGCCACTGGAGTCAAACGACTTCGGAGCGTTGGGATGATTGAGAGTGTTCCTGGTATGAAAGCTCTTGACATGAACACTGCTGAAGATGAAATTGTCAAGATGACTCGAGAGGTTGTTCCTGGTATGATTGTTACCGGAATGGAAGTTGCTGAGATTGATGGATCTCCAAGAATG GGGCCAACGTTTGGGGCAATGATGATCTCAGGGCAGAAGGCTGCTCATCTGGCTTTGAAGTCGTTGGGACTTCCTAATGCATTGGATGGGACCCTTGTGGGCAGCATGCACCCAGAGCTGATCCTTGCTGCTGCCGACTCTTCCGAGACCGTTGATGCCTGA
- the LOC122593489 gene encoding DDRGK domain-containing protein 1 yields the protein MEGDIIAGIISMILIVALIPLFLWRRRQAAHEDHAEQPPQVEQRENVVRPTGARSRMRRRNTSAASTSSAPQTVEETEDGSDEEAVEGEYYNAKTSKKKGRKKEERQAQRQAEEAARESRNTKQDRYAEMRRRKDEEHEAKERMLEEEAAARKAKEEEAAALEFDKWKGEFSVDAEGTTENEVQDGTQGLLYDFVEYIKKQKCVPLEDLAAEFKLRTQDCINRITALEDMGRLSGVMDDRGKYIYISHEEMQAVADYIKREGRVSIAHLASQSNQFIDLEPKAQFVDDLVASDEITVA from the exons atggaaggAGATATAATAGCAGGAATCATTTCAATGATTCTTATTGTTGCTTTGATTCCGCTTTTCCTTTGGAGACGCCGTCAGGCTGCTCATGAAGATCATGCAGAACAACCGCCAcag GTTGAACAAAGAGAAAATGTTGTAAGGCCTACTGGTGCTCGTAGTAGGATGCGTAGACGCAACACTTCGGCAGCTAGCACATCTTCTGCTCCACAAACTGTTGAAG AAACAGAAGATGGAAGTGATGAGGAAGCTGTTGAAGGGGAGTACTATAACGCAAAGACATCAAAGAAGAAAGGAAGGAAGAAAGAGGAGCGCCAAGCACAACGTCAG GCTGAAGAGGCAGCGAGGGAGTCAAGAAATACAAAACAAGATCGTTATGCAGAAATGCGCAGGAGGAAGGATGAGGAACATGAAGCAAAAGAGCGTATGCTG GAAGAAGAAGCTGCGGCTCGAAAGGCGAAGGAGGAGGAGGCTGCAGCATTAGAGTTTGATAAGTGGAAAGGAGAATTTtcagtagatgctgaaggtactACAGAAAATGAAGTTCAAGATGGAACCCAGGGTTTGCTTTATGATTTTGTGGAGTACATCAAG AAACAGAAATGTGTTCCCTTGGAAGATCTTGCTGCTGAATTCAAACTGCGGACTCAG GACTGTATCAATCGAATCACTGCACTAGAAGATATGG GGAGACTATCTGGTGTCATGGATGATAgaggaaaatatatatacatttcacaTGAAGAAATGCAGGCCGTTGCAGATTATATCAAGCGTGAAGGGAGGGTCAGCATTGCTCATCTAGCCAGCCAGTCAAATCAGTTCATAGACTTGGAACCCAAAGCACAGTTTGTCGATGATTTAGTTGCTTCAGATGAGATCACCGTCGCTTGA